The Sphingobacterium bambusae genome includes a window with the following:
- a CDS encoding RNA polymerase sigma factor: protein MKQIHPIEQEEQLLRKLKDDNRRAFDSLYNHYSPRIYGRLLRLTGSEDLSIELLQETFIILWDNRHRINPDQCFRGWIYKVAENCVYQYYRKLARTAKLQQHIAQIFEEGYLHTEENMILKESLALLKEAVALLPEKRRKVFELCRIKGLRYEEAAKMLEISSSTVSNHLVKATAFVKEYVSKSQGRTLVKLIALLMLD, encoded by the coding sequence ATGAAACAAATACATCCCATAGAACAAGAAGAGCAACTGCTACGAAAGCTGAAGGACGATAATAGACGTGCCTTCGACAGCCTCTATAATCACTATAGCCCGCGTATCTATGGTCGTCTACTTCGACTCACCGGATCGGAGGATTTGTCAATAGAGTTGCTGCAGGAAACATTCATCATTCTTTGGGATAACCGTCATCGTATAAATCCGGATCAATGTTTTAGAGGTTGGATTTACAAAGTTGCAGAAAACTGTGTTTACCAATATTACCGTAAGTTGGCTCGTACAGCCAAGCTACAGCAACATATTGCACAAATTTTCGAAGAAGGCTACCTGCATACTGAAGAAAACATGATACTAAAAGAAAGTTTGGCGCTCTTAAAAGAGGCGGTAGCGCTCTTGCCCGAAAAACGACGCAAGGTCTTTGAGCTGTGTCGAATAAAAGGGCTTCGCTACGAGGAAGCGGCTAAAATGTTGGAAATCTCTAGTTCCACCGTTAGTAACCATTTGGTGAAAGCGACGGCCTTCGTCAAGGAATATGTATCCAAATCCCAAGGACGGACACTCGTGAAGTTGATCGCCTTGCTGATGCTTGACTAA
- a CDS encoding DUF4256 domain-containing protein has protein sequence MKNSNVELDPKETAELLTVLADRFHKNMLRHPDLQWEDVKQRLEQHPEKLAILSEMERTEGEPDVVAFDSVSGAFIFYDCSPESPKGRRSICYDRKALDARKANKPENCALDMAQEIGIDILTEEEYRQLQQLGNFDLKTSSWVATPPEIRKHGGAIFCDRRYDQVFTYHNGADSYYGARGFRGSVKI, from the coding sequence ATGAAAAATAGTAATGTAGAGCTTGATCCAAAAGAAACAGCTGAGCTTTTAACCGTTTTGGCCGATCGCTTCCATAAAAATATGTTGCGGCACCCAGATCTTCAGTGGGAAGATGTTAAGCAGCGACTGGAGCAGCACCCAGAAAAACTCGCCATCTTGTCCGAAATGGAGCGTACCGAAGGTGAGCCCGATGTTGTTGCGTTCGACTCGGTGAGCGGCGCATTTATTTTCTACGACTGCTCGCCCGAAAGCCCCAAAGGACGCCGTAGTATTTGCTACGACCGAAAAGCGCTAGACGCTAGAAAAGCCAATAAGCCGGAAAACTGTGCACTAGACATGGCGCAGGAGATTGGTATAGACATCTTGACGGAGGAGGAATATAGACAGCTTCAACAACTTGGAAATTTTGATCTGAAGACCTCCAGTTGGGTTGCGACGCCCCCAGAAATTAGGAAACATGGCGGCGCTATTTTCTGTGATCGCCGTTATGATCAGGTATTCACCTACCATAACGGTGCCGATTCCTATTACGGAGCCCGAGGGTTTCGTGGTTCTGTTAAGATTTGA